CAATTGCTTTAGTATCCTGTTGCCGGGGAAGGCGGCCAGCATAGAATCAACCCTGGCCTCCAGGTCTTCGGTATTGTAATGCCGGGGATTCCAGCGGTTATCCTCATCAGTTGGCAGCGCTGCAACATAAAACCGGCCTGCCTTGAAACCTACTGCCGTATAACCCAGGAGCGGCAGAGGACGGGCCTCCCGGGTGCGGGCAAAACCGGGAAGGAGTGTCCTGGTATAACCCTGCGGGAGCAGGGCCCCCACAGCCCAAGCCAGTTCCCCTTTACTGTAGGGGTTGGCTGACATGACTTCAAAGCGACCTGAAGCGGGATTTATTCCTACGGGAAAACGTCCCGGAATCATGGTAAGGGTTGCCCCTTCCGGCAAAGGGATAAGCTCTTCCTCCAAAGGCTCAACCCACTGATCACCCAGCCTCCCTGCCTGGACCAGACCCGGGTAATCGAACAATTCCCCTTTTTCGTTGGCAAAAACCAGACTGAACATATTTATGCACCACCCTTTTCTGACTAATGTATTATAGCATACAAATGAATTGCCAAGCCATGGCTTAGCAAAAGTTACTTAGCGGTGCGTCGTCAGTCTTTAGTTTGAGCTATCAGCTGTCAGCCATCAGCTATCAGCTATCAGCTATCAGCTATCAGCAAATTGTACTGTCTGTGTTTATAACCTGTCAACAAAAATAAAACGAACGTTTTTTTAAGTAAAACGCTCGCTTCAGTTTATAGACAAAGACGCATGTATTATTTCGCTCTGGACACGCTCACACGCTGTTAGCCTTTGGCAAAGCCGCCAAACTAGAGCGAAACAAGTCCCGCTCCATAATACATGCGGGCTAATAAGAATTTGTGACGCTCTGACCAAAAGCTATGTTAATGCTTTTGGCAAGGCTTGTGGCTGACAGCTGAAGGCTGACTTAGCGTTTTGTTAAGTAGCGTTTAGGGTTAACGGGTTGATCCTTGAGATGTATTTCCAAGTGCAGGTGGGGCCCGGTTGTCCTGCCGGTACTCCCCACTAAGCCAATGGTCTGGCCTGCTTTAACCCATTCTCCCGTTTTGACCAGGTTTTTGGAGTTATGGGCGTATACTGCTTTTATATCCCCGCCATGGTCGATAATTACCGTGTAGCCGTAAACAGAGTTTTTCCAACCGGAAAATATAACCCGGCCGGCATCGATGGCCTTAATAGAAGTGCCTTTTTTAGCCGCAATATCCAGGCCATGGTGAAATTCTTTTTTTCGCCAACCAAAGCCGGAAGTTATGGTCCCAAAGAGAGGCCAGTCCAGGGAAAAGAATCCACGGGAAGCCAGCTTAATTTCAGGTGAAGCAGTGGCAGGCGTAAATGCAGGACCTCGGGGAATAATGATGTCGCTTCCGGCTTGCAGCTGCTCGGGCCTTCTCAAGTTGTTGGCTGTCATGATGGCTTTAAGGTCAACATTATACAGCCGGGCAATACTCCACAGGGTATCCCCCTTTTTAACATGATACAATTGAATAGAGGGTTGGGGTTTTACCGCCTGCTCCAGGTTTTGGCCATAGGGTACCCGGATCTGCCATAAATCAAACACCTCCAGCCCTACAGCTTCCGCCGGCGGACCAAAACCGGCCAAGAGACTGGCACAGAGAATTAAGGTATAGAAAACTCTTGGCTTGCGCCACGAAAAATTCATTTCCTCACCTCGGTTTTCAGTTAGGGCACACGGAATTGTGGTGACCAGGCCAGCTGGAACAATTTTACAGCCGAGTCACTCAAAGCTTATTCTGACCAAAGCAGAGACAAGTTATGCATATAATGCAAAAAACCGGTTTAAAAAAACCGGTTTTTGGATTTTTTATCCAGGAAAAAGCTGGGGCAATGCCCGCAACAAATCCTTATTGGTTTTCGTCTTCTTCAAAGCATCGATGAGCATCTCAGTCACTTCCACGCTGCCCAGGGAATTGGTGACTTTGCGGAAATTCCACATCAGCTCCAATTCCTCTTTCGATAAAAGCAATTCCTCTCTGCGGGTACCCGAGCGCTTGACATCTATGGCAGGGAAAATCCGCCGTTCGGCCAGCTTGCGGTCCAAGATCAGTTCCATGTTGCCGGTACCTTTAAACTCCTCAAAGATGACGTCGTCCATCCTGCTGCCCGTTTCGATCAAAGCTGTAGCCAGGATGGTAAGGCTGCCGCCTTCTTCTATGTTTCTGGCCGCACCGAAAAATCTTTTGGGCTTATGTAAGGCAGCAGGATCAACGCCGCCGGACAGAGTCCTGCCGCTGGGAGGCACCACCAGGTTATGGGCCCTGGCCAGCCTGGTAATGCTGTCCATTAAGATTACCACATCTTTTTTATGTTCCACCAGTCGCTTTGCCCTTTCCAAAACCATATCAGCCACCTTGACATGGTTTTCCGGAGGCTCGTCAAAGGTCGAACTCACCACTTCCGCTTTAACCGAACGCTCAATATCTGTTACCTCTTCAGGGCGCTCATCGATGAGCAGAATGATCAATTCCACTTCCGGGAAATTTTCTGAAATGGCATTTGCTATTTTCACCATCAGCACAGTTTTACCTGCTTTGGGTGGGGCTACAATGAGACCCCTTTGTCCTTTGCCCAAGGGGCAAATCAGGTCTATTATTCTTGAGGAAATATCCCGGGCTTCGGTTTCCAAGGTGAGCCTGGTCTGGGGGTAAATAGGGGTTAATCCGTCGAAATGCAGGCGGCACGGTGAAAGTTCCGGATCCTGGCCATTGACTTGCTCTACCCTAAGCAAAGCAAAATAGCGTTCCATTTCCTTGGGTGGCCTAACCTGCCCTCCTACTCTGTCACCGGTGCGGAGGTCGAAACGCCGGATTTGAGACGGCGAAATATAAATATCGTCCTCGCTGGGAAGGTATTTAAAGGGCCGTAAGAACCCATAGCCGTCGGGCAGGATTTCCAGAACTCCTTCAGCGTACAAATGATCCTCTTGCTCAGTTTTAGATTTAACCTTTAAAATTTCAAAAATCAGTTCTTTTTTACGCAGCTTGGAATAACCGGTCATGCCCAACTCACGGGCCATCTGGTACAATTCCGCCAGCGTTTTACTTTCCAGTTCTGCTTCGTTC
This region of Zhaonella formicivorans genomic DNA includes:
- a CDS encoding peptidoglycan DD-metalloendopeptidase family protein, with the translated sequence MNFSWRKPRVFYTLILCASLLAGFGPPAEAVGLEVFDLWQIRVPYGQNLEQAVKPQPSIQLYHVKKGDTLWSIARLYNVDLKAIMTANNLRRPEQLQAGSDIIIPRGPAFTPATASPEIKLASRGFFSLDWPLFGTITSGFGWRKKEFHHGLDIAAKKGTSIKAIDAGRVIFSGWKNSVYGYTVIIDHGGDIKAVYAHNSKNLVKTGEWVKAGQTIGLVGSTGRTTGPHLHLEIHLKDQPVNPKRYLTKR
- the rho gene encoding transcription termination factor Rho — protein: MNEAELESKTLAELYQMARELGMTGYSKLRKKELIFEILKVKSKTEQEDHLYAEGVLEILPDGYGFLRPFKYLPSEDDIYISPSQIRRFDLRTGDRVGGQVRPPKEMERYFALLRVEQVNGQDPELSPCRLHFDGLTPIYPQTRLTLETEARDISSRIIDLICPLGKGQRGLIVAPPKAGKTVLMVKIANAISENFPEVELIILLIDERPEEVTDIERSVKAEVVSSTFDEPPENHVKVADMVLERAKRLVEHKKDVVILMDSITRLARAHNLVVPPSGRTLSGGVDPAALHKPKRFFGAARNIEEGGSLTILATALIETGSRMDDVIFEEFKGTGNMELILDRKLAERRIFPAIDVKRSGTRREELLLSKEELELMWNFRKVTNSLGSVEVTEMLIDALKKTKTNKDLLRALPQLFPG